A stretch of DNA from Campylobacter concisus:
CCAAAGAAAAATACAATCTCAGTGATAAAAGAGAGCAAAAATAATCTTTTAAAAGATGTTGATGTGGTTTATTTAAAAGATGTTTTATGAGACTTGACTTTATCCCAGAGCCGTTAAATAGACTAAAAAATCCACCAAAACAGCTAAATTTTATCGGAGATACTTCACTTTTATCTTTGCCAAAGATCGCAGTTGTTGGCTCAAGAAAGGCAAGTGTTTATACAAAAGAGTGCGTCACAGCACTTTGCGCAGCACTAAAAAGTGCAAATGTCTGTGTGGTAAGTGGTGGAGCAATCGGCGTTGATATCGCAGCTCATAAAGCTGCTATGCCACGAACGATTGGCATCTTTGCGAGCGGACTTGACACCATCTATCCAAGCCAAAATAAAGCGGCGATAAATGAAATTTACACCAAAGCCTTGGCTCTTAGTGAGTATGACGAAGGCGAGCCACCACTTGCTTATAGATTTTTGGAGCGAAACCGCATAGTTGTGGGGCTTTGTGAAGCTCTAGTCGTCGCGCAAGCTGATCTTAAAAGTGGCTCTATGCAAAGTGCAAGGCTTGCAAATGAGCTTAAAATTCCAGTTTATGTACTGCCACAGCGCATGGGTGAAAGCGATGGGACAAATTTTTTGCTTGCAAATAAAAAAGCCGAGCTTATTGATGACTATCATAAATTTGCTTCACTTTTTGGCGAGATAAAAGAGCAAGAAAAGACTAGTGACGAGATTTTAGAATTTTGTGAAAATGGCGTAAGTCTTGATGAAGTTTTGGCAAAATTTGGCGATATCATCTATGAGTACGAGCTTGAAGGGTTG
This window harbors:
- a CDS encoding DNA-processing protein DprA, which produces MRLDFIPEPLNRLKNPPKQLNFIGDTSLLSLPKIAVVGSRKASVYTKECVTALCAALKSANVCVVSGGAIGVDIAAHKAAMPRTIGIFASGLDTIYPSQNKAAINEIYTKALALSEYDEGEPPLAYRFLERNRIVVGLCEALVVAQADLKSGSMQSARLANELKIPVYVLPQRMGESDGTNFLLANKKAELIDDYHKFASLFGEIKEQEKTSDEILEFCENGVSLDEVLAKFGDIIYEYELEGLVEISNLRVKSLL